The proteins below are encoded in one region of Cohaesibacter intestini:
- a CDS encoding multidrug effflux MFS transporter yields the protein MSLATPTMRAPSGALLPSIVILVAVTAVNPMAVNIYVPSMPSVQDHFNAPATLVQLTLSLGLVGTAFTQPIIGPLSDQFGRRPVLLGGLLFAALASFLCALSSSLDMLIVWRVIQVAGGAAGLVLGRAIVRDIRKPSEAASMLGYVTMGMAMAPMVAPIIGGVLDDLADWRAGFIFTGLMTLIAVAWAWYSLPETNKHLGQAPSIRAMLADYRTLLGMSSFWIYTLISAFGVGTFFVFLGGAPYVSQNMFHLTPTHYGFYFVLVAVGYSIGNFLSGRYASRLGLFKMILIGCLLTLAASASVVILSLLGLEGPAYLFGATFFLGIGNGLVMPSASVGVVSVIPRLAGSASGLSGSIVTLVSAGFSYIVAFMLTDSVLPMGLLMCFTAGIALVFGYLVQFLTFAETD from the coding sequence ATGAGTCTTGCGACGCCAACCATGCGTGCGCCATCTGGTGCCTTATTGCCCTCCATCGTCATTCTGGTAGCGGTCACGGCCGTCAACCCGATGGCCGTGAATATTTATGTCCCTTCCATGCCGAGCGTGCAGGACCATTTCAACGCCCCTGCAACGCTGGTTCAGCTCACCTTGTCCCTTGGTCTGGTCGGAACGGCCTTCACTCAGCCAATCATAGGCCCCCTGTCTGATCAGTTCGGGCGCAGGCCCGTGTTGCTTGGTGGTTTGCTTTTCGCCGCACTGGCCTCGTTCCTCTGTGCGCTGTCTTCGTCGCTGGACATGCTTATCGTTTGGCGTGTCATTCAGGTGGCTGGCGGGGCTGCCGGGCTTGTCTTGGGCCGCGCCATCGTCCGCGATATCAGGAAACCGTCCGAAGCGGCGAGTATGCTCGGCTATGTGACTATGGGCATGGCGATGGCGCCGATGGTTGCGCCGATCATTGGCGGTGTGCTCGATGACCTCGCAGATTGGCGGGCGGGCTTCATCTTCACCGGATTGATGACGCTGATTGCGGTTGCCTGGGCTTGGTATTCTTTGCCCGAGACCAACAAGCATCTGGGTCAGGCCCCTTCGATCCGCGCCATGTTGGCAGATTATCGCACCCTGCTTGGTATGAGCAGCTTCTGGATCTACACCCTGATCAGCGCCTTTGGGGTTGGAACCTTTTTCGTTTTTCTGGGCGGTGCGCCCTATGTCAGCCAGAATATGTTCCATCTGACACCAACCCATTATGGCTTCTATTTCGTTCTGGTGGCAGTTGGCTACAGCATTGGCAACTTTCTGTCCGGTCGCTATGCCTCGCGGCTCGGCCTGTTCAAGATGATCCTGATTGGCTGTCTTTTGACGCTGGCAGCGTCCGCTTCGGTGGTCATACTAAGTCTGCTTGGCCTTGAAGGTCCGGCCTACCTGTTTGGTGCAACCTTCTTTCTTGGAATCGGCAACGGGCTTGTGATGCCCAGCGCCAGCGTCGGGGTGGTCAGTGTCATCCCGCGCCTTGCAGGCAGCGCATCCGGTCTGTCCGGCTCGATTGTCACTCTGGTCAGTGCCGGTTTCAGCTATATTGTTGCCTTCATGCTGACCGACAGCGTTCTGCCGATGGGGCTTTTGATGTGCTTCACCGCAGGCATTGCCCTCGTGTTTGGGTATCTGGTGCAGTTTCTCACCTTTGCCGAAACCGACTAA
- a CDS encoding ABC transporter permease, which produces MTDYLALLSFGPNGWGDEIASGIWITVSLGLATLPFGLAFGFLLAMGINAKEPTVRNSAKIFTTIFRGLPELLTLFIVYYGGQILINLLFQKVFGIQVEVNSFVAGMIALSFVFASYSSEVFLSAFKGINQGQYEGANALGLSWYKTMRLVILPQLIKLALPGLSNLWLILLKETSLVSVIGLADTMRQTGLAARNTKEAFLFFSLACVIYLVLTFVSSIGLEKIEKRVRRGEVRT; this is translated from the coding sequence ATGACGGACTATCTTGCGCTTTTGTCCTTCGGCCCGAATGGCTGGGGAGACGAGATTGCATCGGGGATCTGGATTACGGTTTCTCTGGGTTTGGCAACCCTGCCATTTGGACTGGCATTTGGCTTTCTTCTGGCCATGGGCATAAATGCCAAGGAACCGACGGTTAGAAACTCAGCCAAGATTTTCACCACGATTTTTCGCGGTCTGCCAGAACTTCTGACGCTGTTCATCGTCTATTATGGCGGTCAAATTCTCATCAATCTGCTGTTCCAGAAGGTTTTCGGCATTCAGGTGGAAGTGAATAGCTTCGTTGCCGGCATGATCGCCCTGTCCTTCGTCTTTGCATCCTATTCAAGCGAGGTTTTTCTCTCCGCCTTCAAGGGTATCAATCAGGGCCAGTATGAAGGGGCCAATGCGCTGGGCTTGTCATGGTACAAAACCATGCGTCTGGTCATCCTGCCGCAACTGATCAAGCTTGCCCTGCCCGGCCTGTCCAATCTGTGGCTGATCCTGCTTAAGGAAACCTCGCTCGTCTCGGTCATCGGCCTTGCCGACACAATGCGCCAGACCGGACTTGCCGCGCGCAACACCAAGGAAGCCTTCCTGTTCTTCTCACTGGCCTGCGTCATCTATCTTGTGCTGACCTTCGTATCCTCGATTGGGCTGGAGAAAATTGAGAAGCGCGTGCGTCGCGGGGAGGTTCGGACATGA
- the mobA gene encoding molybdenum cofactor guanylyltransferase MobA, with product MTGEKERLEALDLKAMDLAGQLAAFDGDPALARNRWAHRTLGVVLAGGQSSRMGGQDKALIEIDGETMLSHCATRLQPQVGKIVVSGHDGDERFGANWDVVGDLLPDHAGPLSGILSAMRWAEANAPEVFWIATVAVDTPFFPDTLVDRFIMAMGGPEPAIVLAQSGDRVHPTFGLWPIALADSLEAFLASGERKTRLWAESQTCSHAHFSGQMIDDIEIDPFFNVNEPDDVPVAEAIASGLKEQAEG from the coding sequence ATGACAGGCGAAAAAGAACGGCTCGAAGCCCTTGATCTCAAAGCGATGGATCTGGCAGGCCAACTGGCTGCCTTTGATGGCGATCCCGCTCTGGCCCGCAATCGCTGGGCCCACAGGACCCTTGGGGTCGTGCTCGCAGGGGGGCAATCTTCGCGCATGGGGGGGCAGGACAAGGCATTGATCGAGATAGACGGCGAGACCATGCTCTCTCACTGTGCCACGCGCCTTCAGCCACAGGTGGGCAAGATCGTGGTCAGCGGTCATGATGGTGACGAGCGCTTCGGGGCGAACTGGGATGTGGTCGGGGACCTTTTGCCTGACCATGCAGGTCCCCTCTCCGGTATTCTGTCTGCGATGCGGTGGGCAGAGGCAAACGCCCCGGAGGTCTTCTGGATCGCCACGGTCGCAGTGGACACACCCTTCTTTCCCGACACGCTTGTGGACCGGTTCATCATGGCGATGGGTGGGCCGGAGCCCGCAATCGTGCTGGCGCAGTCTGGCGATCGAGTGCATCCGACCTTTGGCCTCTGGCCGATTGCCCTAGCAGACAGTCTGGAAGCGTTTCTCGCTTCTGGCGAACGCAAGACCCGCCTCTGGGCTGAGAGCCAGACCTGTAGCCACGCCCATTTTTCCGGTCAGATGATCGACGATATCGAAATCGACCCTTTCTTCAACGTCAATGAACCGGATGATGTCCCGGTGGCCGAGGCCATTGCATCCGGCCTCAAGGAACAGGCGGAAGGATGA
- a CDS encoding transporter substrate-binding domain-containing protein encodes MKFTKTILAAASLLAAASLSAQAGDPVRIGIDGAYPPFNQLTSDGKLIGFDVDITNALCAEMKVECKFVMQDWDGMIPAVMAGKIDAIVASMSITEDRLKKVDFSKKYYNTPSAIAVMKDSELKGESLDELKGLSIGAQVSTTHADFAEKKIADIDLHLYPTPDEYKLDLESGRLDGVVDDIVVLSEWVKSEEGACCKILMPIKPVPEIHGNGAGIAVKKGNKELADKFSAAIAALRANGKYQEINAKYFDFDVYGGE; translated from the coding sequence ATGAAATTCACAAAAACCATCCTTGCTGCTGCTTCCCTTCTCGCCGCTGCCAGCCTGTCCGCACAGGCGGGTGATCCGGTCCGTATCGGTATCGACGGCGCCTACCCTCCCTTCAACCAGCTGACCTCTGACGGTAAACTGATCGGCTTTGACGTTGACATCACCAACGCGCTTTGTGCTGAGATGAAGGTCGAGTGCAAATTCGTCATGCAGGATTGGGACGGCATGATCCCGGCTGTCATGGCCGGCAAGATCGACGCCATTGTCGCGTCCATGTCGATCACCGAGGATCGCCTGAAAAAAGTCGACTTCTCCAAGAAATACTATAATACCCCATCCGCCATCGCTGTGATGAAAGATAGCGAGTTGAAGGGCGAAAGCCTTGATGAGCTGAAAGGTTTGTCCATCGGCGCACAGGTTTCCACGACCCATGCAGACTTTGCCGAGAAGAAAATCGCAGATATCGACCTGCACCTCTATCCAACCCCGGACGAGTATAAACTCGATCTTGAATCCGGCCGCCTCGATGGTGTCGTCGATGACATCGTGGTCCTGTCCGAGTGGGTGAAATCCGAGGAAGGCGCTTGCTGCAAGATCCTGATGCCGATCAAGCCAGTGCCGGAAATTCATGGCAATGGTGCTGGTATCGCGGTCAAGAAAGGCAACAAAGAGCTGGCCGACAAGTTCAGCGCCGCCATTGCAGCCCTGCGGGCCAATGGCAAATATCAGGAAATCAACGCCAAATATTTCGACTTTGACGTCTATGGCGGTGAATGA
- the glyS gene encoding glycine--tRNA ligase subunit beta yields the protein MPDLLLELFSEEIPARMQRRAAEDLKKLITGGLVDAGLTYEGARAYATPRRLALNIVGLTAASPDISEERKGPRVGAPEKALEGFLRGAGLASIDEATIQSDPKKGDFYVAVINKPGRKAEAIITDLVPDVVRKFPWPKSQKWGQAGEGALRWVRPLHSILCSLSVDGDVSEVINFSIEGIESSNTTQGHRFHGREDFAVKRFDDYEAGLKERKVILDLDERKEIIFNDAKTLAFAQGLELVEDAGLLEEVAGLVEWPTVLMGAFDEVFLNMPDEVIQTSIREHQKCFVLKDAKTGKLSNKFILVSNLIASDGGDTIVAGNQKVVRARLSDAKFFWETDLKNGLEARLGRLDNMVFHEKLGTQSERVARLVALSKALAPLVGADPELAARAAQLAKADLVTDMVFEFPELQGLMGRYYAIAQKEDPSVAEAIELHYKPQGPSDDVPTNPVAIAVALADKLDLLTGFWAIDEKPTGSKDPFALRRAALGVIRILESNQIRLSLQDIFVTARDGFAQSDDLLSFFADRLSVHLKDKGARHDLLDAVFALGDQDDILMIAKRVEALGSFLSSDDGANLLAGYRRAANILRAEEKKSGESFDGTIEGAHLHEAEEIALASAVEKARVAAQEAVAAEDFEAAMTALAILREPVDAFFEKVLVNDEREEVRTNRLRMLTHIRSTTLTVADFSKIAG from the coding sequence ATGCCAGACCTTCTGCTTGAGCTTTTTTCCGAAGAAATCCCGGCCCGGATGCAACGCCGCGCTGCCGAAGATTTGAAAAAACTGATCACCGGGGGTCTGGTGGATGCCGGTTTGACTTATGAGGGCGCGCGGGCCTATGCGACGCCGCGCCGTCTGGCGTTGAACATCGTTGGCCTGACCGCCGCTTCCCCTGACATTTCCGAAGAGCGCAAAGGCCCACGCGTCGGCGCACCGGAAAAAGCACTCGAAGGCTTTTTGCGCGGCGCTGGGCTTGCTTCCATCGATGAGGCAACCATCCAGTCCGATCCTAAAAAAGGCGATTTCTATGTTGCGGTGATCAACAAGCCGGGCCGCAAGGCCGAGGCCATCATCACCGATCTGGTTCCCGACGTGGTGCGCAAATTCCCTTGGCCAAAGAGCCAGAAATGGGGTCAGGCGGGCGAAGGCGCCCTGCGCTGGGTGCGTCCGCTGCATTCGATCCTTTGCAGCCTGTCGGTGGATGGCGATGTCTCCGAGGTGATCAACTTCTCGATTGAGGGCATCGAAAGCAGCAACACCACCCAAGGTCACCGGTTCCATGGCCGAGAAGATTTTGCTGTCAAACGCTTTGACGATTACGAAGCTGGCCTCAAAGAGCGCAAGGTTATTCTTGATCTGGACGAGCGCAAGGAAATCATCTTCAACGACGCCAAGACCCTCGCCTTTGCGCAAGGGCTGGAGTTGGTTGAAGATGCGGGTCTGCTCGAAGAAGTCGCTGGTTTGGTTGAATGGCCAACGGTTCTGATGGGGGCCTTTGATGAAGTGTTCCTCAACATGCCGGACGAGGTGATCCAGACCTCGATCCGCGAGCATCAGAAATGTTTCGTTCTGAAAGATGCCAAAACCGGCAAGCTGTCGAACAAGTTCATTCTGGTTTCCAACCTGATCGCAAGTGATGGTGGCGACACGATTGTGGCCGGTAACCAGAAAGTGGTTCGAGCCCGTCTGTCTGACGCCAAGTTTTTCTGGGAAACCGACCTGAAAAATGGTCTTGAGGCCCGCCTTGGTCGCCTTGACAATATGGTCTTCCATGAAAAGCTCGGCACCCAGAGCGAGCGCGTTGCCCGTCTTGTGGCTCTGTCCAAGGCTCTGGCCCCATTGGTTGGTGCAGATCCTGAGTTGGCAGCGCGTGCGGCGCAATTGGCCAAGGCCGATCTGGTCACCGACATGGTGTTTGAATTCCCTGAATTGCAGGGCCTGATGGGCCGCTACTATGCGATTGCCCAGAAGGAAGATCCATCCGTCGCCGAAGCGATCGAGCTGCATTACAAGCCGCAGGGTCCATCCGATGACGTGCCGACCAATCCGGTCGCCATCGCCGTGGCTCTGGCCGACAAGCTTGATCTGTTGACCGGCTTCTGGGCGATTGATGAAAAGCCAACCGGCTCGAAAGATCCGTTTGCCCTGCGTCGTGCTGCTCTTGGTGTGATCCGCATTCTGGAAAGCAACCAGATCCGTCTGTCGCTGCAGGACATCTTTGTGACGGCACGCGATGGCTTTGCCCAGTCCGATGACCTTCTGTCCTTCTTTGCTGATCGCCTCAGCGTTCACCTCAAAGACAAAGGCGCACGACACGATCTGCTGGATGCGGTCTTTGCCCTTGGGGATCAGGACGACATTTTGATGATTGCCAAACGGGTTGAAGCTCTTGGCTCCTTCCTGTCAAGTGATGACGGAGCCAATTTGCTGGCTGGCTATCGCCGCGCGGCCAACATTCTGCGCGCCGAAGAGAAGAAATCCGGCGAAAGCTTTGATGGCACCATCGAAGGGGCGCATTTGCACGAGGCAGAAGAGATTGCTCTGGCCAGCGCCGTTGAAAAGGCCCGCGTAGCAGCGCAAGAAGCGGTTGCTGCGGAAGACTTTGAAGCCGCCATGACTGCGCTTGCCATCCTGCGCGAGCCAGTCGACGCCTTCTTTGAAAAGGTTCTGGTGAATGATGAGCGCGAAGAGGTGCGGACCAATCGCCTGCGGATGTTGACTCATATTCGCAGCACCACGCTGACGGTTGCCGATTTCTCGAAAATCGCCGGCTGA
- the mobB gene encoding molybdopterin-guanine dinucleotide biosynthesis protein B → MTIKGKESAPRDTPFIWHGHKVFGVTGWKNSGKTTLVTRLIAELSGRGYRISSVKHAHHACDIDKPGTDSFRHREAGSREVALVAAGTRWALMHECRDAWDEEPFLGDILPRFSPCDLVVVEGYKNEAFPKLEVRRADAKDQTPLSPDDNNIVAIASETIGAMANPHNLPEFQLDQVRKIADFIINRMQLPPIGK, encoded by the coding sequence ATGACAATCAAAGGGAAGGAAAGCGCCCCCCGTGACACGCCCTTCATCTGGCACGGCCACAAAGTGTTCGGGGTGACCGGTTGGAAGAATTCGGGCAAGACCACCCTCGTCACCCGACTGATTGCCGAATTGAGTGGGCGCGGTTACCGGATTTCATCGGTCAAGCATGCCCATCATGCCTGCGACATCGACAAGCCCGGCACTGACAGCTTTCGTCACCGGGAGGCCGGATCGCGCGAGGTGGCCCTCGTCGCAGCAGGAACGCGCTGGGCTTTGATGCACGAATGCCGGGATGCCTGGGATGAGGAACCGTTCCTTGGCGACATCCTGCCGCGTTTCTCGCCCTGCGATCTGGTGGTGGTGGAGGGCTATAAGAATGAAGCCTTCCCCAAGCTCGAAGTGCGCAGGGCTGACGCCAAGGATCAGACGCCCCTCTCGCCGGACGACAATAATATCGTGGCGATTGCCAGCGAGACCATAGGTGCAATGGCCAACCCACACAATTTGCCAGAGTTTCAACTCGATCAGGTGCGTAAAATTGCGGATTTCATTATCAACAGAATGCAGCTGCCGCCGATTGGCAAATAG
- a CDS encoding ABC transporter permease, translating into MKSQAYIAQTMLEARPRPADARGDLITLSRAIGLVFLISWILFFVGIVWFLYTSYDADYVSRYAPKYIKGFWTTLELVISSLLLGGILSLPLAYGRMAKNKLLNKISFGYIYFFRGTPLLAQLFLLYYGFGQFRHFWQDINMWWLFRDSWSIALLSFTLNTAAYQAEILRGAVMNVPRGQIEGAMSLGLPRLVTFFKITLPQALIVALRPYGNEIILMVKGSAVVSIISVYDLMGETRRAFSQTYDFQAYIYAAIFYLLFVEIMRRLWDILEHRLTRHLRRDGS; encoded by the coding sequence ATGAAGAGCCAAGCCTATATCGCCCAGACGATGCTCGAAGCCCGCCCCCGTCCGGCGGATGCGCGCGGTGATTTGATCACCTTGTCGCGCGCCATTGGACTCGTCTTCCTGATTTCATGGATTTTGTTTTTCGTTGGCATAGTCTGGTTCCTCTACACTTCCTACGATGCAGATTATGTTTCGCGCTATGCGCCGAAATATATCAAGGGTTTCTGGACGACCTTGGAACTGGTGATTTCCTCCCTTCTGCTCGGAGGCATCCTGTCGCTGCCGTTGGCTTATGGCCGAATGGCCAAGAACAAGCTGCTCAACAAGATCTCGTTCGGCTATATCTATTTCTTCCGTGGCACGCCCTTGCTGGCGCAGTTGTTCCTGCTCTATTACGGCTTTGGCCAGTTCCGTCATTTTTGGCAGGATATCAATATGTGGTGGCTGTTCCGCGACAGCTGGTCAATTGCGCTTCTGTCCTTCACGCTCAACACCGCTGCCTATCAGGCCGAGATTTTGCGCGGTGCGGTGATGAATGTGCCGCGTGGCCAGATCGAAGGTGCCATGAGCCTTGGTCTGCCAAGGCTCGTCACTTTCTTCAAGATCACCCTGCCACAGGCCCTGATCGTCGCGTTGCGCCCCTATGGCAACGAGATCATTCTGATGGTCAAAGGCTCGGCCGTGGTGTCGATCATTTCGGTCTATGATCTGATGGGAGAGACCCGCCGCGCCTTCTCGCAAACCTATGATTTTCAGGCTTATATTTATGCCGCGATTTTCTATTTGCTGTTTGTCGAGATCATGCGGCGGCTTTGGGACATTCTGGAACATCGCCTGACCCGTCATCTGCGACGCGATGGCAGCTAG
- the apbC gene encoding iron-sulfur cluster carrier protein ApbC translates to MTKDAIHAKLKEIKTPDGRSDLVSANMVSEIFIKDGSVIFSLNVEADEAKAMEPVRQQAERAVLALPGVEKAMVALTAERKPGTASATAKPNPAPKPPQQPKQRAQGGSARITVEGVRHIVAVSSAKGGVGKSTSAVNLALALKANGLKVGILDADIYGPSIPRLLGITDKPEMIEGTRTLKPMEAYGIVAMSIGFLVEEDTPMIWRGPMVVSALTQMLRDVAWNINGELDVLVVDMPPGTGDIQLTMAQQVPLSGSVIISTPQDLALLDARKGIAMFEKVQIPILGLIENMSYFQCPNCGERHEIFGHGGARQTAADINVPFLGEVPLHIDIRERADSGTPIVATEPDSDHTAIYLNLAQSVANGLQNAGRVAPKIVFE, encoded by the coding sequence GTGACCAAAGACGCCATTCACGCAAAGCTGAAAGAGATCAAGACACCCGACGGGCGCAGTGATCTGGTTTCTGCCAATATGGTCTCCGAAATTTTCATCAAGGACGGATCGGTGATCTTCTCGCTCAATGTCGAGGCTGATGAGGCCAAGGCCATGGAGCCTGTGCGCCAGCAGGCCGAACGTGCAGTGCTTGCGCTGCCGGGGGTGGAAAAGGCGATGGTCGCGCTGACCGCTGAACGCAAACCCGGTACGGCCTCCGCGACAGCCAAGCCCAATCCAGCCCCGAAACCGCCGCAACAGCCCAAACAGCGTGCTCAGGGCGGCAGCGCCCGGATCACCGTTGAAGGGGTTCGTCACATCGTGGCTGTCTCATCGGCCAAGGGCGGGGTTGGCAAATCGACATCGGCCGTCAATCTGGCTCTGGCCCTGAAAGCCAATGGCCTCAAGGTCGGCATTCTTGATGCCGATATTTACGGCCCCTCCATTCCGCGCCTGCTTGGCATTACCGACAAGCCTGAAATGATCGAAGGCACGCGCACCTTAAAGCCGATGGAGGCCTACGGCATTGTTGCCATGTCGATCGGTTTTCTGGTTGAGGAAGATACCCCGATGATCTGGCGCGGCCCAATGGTTGTCTCGGCCCTGACGCAGATGTTGCGCGATGTGGCCTGGAACATCAATGGCGAGCTTGATGTGCTGGTCGTTGATATGCCTCCGGGTACCGGCGACATTCAGCTAACCATGGCGCAACAGGTGCCTCTGTCAGGCTCGGTCATCATTTCCACGCCGCAGGATCTGGCTTTGCTAGACGCCAGAAAAGGCATCGCGATGTTCGAGAAGGTGCAAATTCCAATCCTTGGTCTGATTGAGAATATGAGCTACTTCCAGTGCCCAAATTGCGGCGAACGGCACGAGATATTCGGTCATGGCGGCGCGCGTCAGACCGCCGCCGATATCAATGTTCCGTTTCTGGGCGAAGTGCCGTTGCATATCGATATCCGCGAGCGGGCGGACAGCGGCACACCGATTGTTGCAACAGAGCCGGATAGTGACCACACCGCCATCTATCTCAATCTGGCCCAGTCGGTCGCCAATGGACTGCAAAATGCAGGCAGGGTCGCGCCAAAGATCGTCTTTGAATAA
- a CDS encoding ABC transporter substrate-binding protein, producing MRLLKKIAITAAAVMMAAGGAQAADKVRIGTEGAYPPFNSLTADGKLVGFDIDMADALCEEMKVECEFVVQDWDGMIPALIANKFDAIIASMSITPDRLKKVDFSKKYYNTPPALAVPKDSKLKDASAESLKGALIGAQSSTTHSEFAEKKMEGIELKLYPTADEYKLDLQAGRLDGVVDDIIVLSDWLKTDDGACCKILSPLKSVPEIHGAGAGIAVRKGETELADKFTAAIAAIRANGKYKEINDKYFPFDVYGD from the coding sequence ATGCGTCTCTTGAAGAAAATCGCAATCACCGCAGCGGCTGTCATGATGGCTGCTGGTGGCGCACAGGCTGCAGACAAAGTCCGTATCGGCACCGAGGGTGCTTATCCTCCATTCAACAGCCTCACCGCTGATGGCAAGCTGGTCGGTTTCGACATCGACATGGCTGATGCCCTGTGTGAGGAAATGAAAGTCGAGTGCGAATTCGTTGTACAGGATTGGGACGGTATGATCCCAGCCCTGATCGCCAACAAATTCGACGCTATTATCGCTTCCATGTCGATCACGCCGGATCGTCTGAAGAAAGTCGACTTCTCCAAGAAATATTACAACACCCCACCAGCCTTGGCTGTGCCTAAGGATTCCAAGCTGAAAGACGCTTCCGCCGAATCCCTTAAAGGCGCGCTGATTGGTGCCCAGTCGTCCACCACGCACTCGGAATTTGCCGAGAAGAAAATGGAAGGCATCGAGCTGAAGCTGTATCCGACCGCGGACGAATATAAGCTCGACCTGCAGGCTGGCCGTCTTGATGGTGTTGTCGATGACATCATCGTGCTGTCTGACTGGCTGAAGACTGATGATGGCGCATGCTGCAAAATCCTGAGCCCGCTGAAATCTGTACCAGAAATCCACGGTGCTGGTGCAGGCATCGCGGTTCGCAAAGGCGAAACCGAGCTGGCGGACAAGTTCACCGCAGCGATCGCAGCAATCCGCGCAAATGGCAAATACAAAGAAATCAACGACAAATATTTCCCATTTGACGTTTATGGCGATTGA
- a CDS encoding DMT family transporter, whose amino-acid sequence MTTAPQGTVATRVDAAAIRTDKGNLYGIMIMQVAILFFVTNDLLTKMGGESLSTGQVVVVRGIVALTLLACMLAWTKEYKRLRAALHPTILLRAACETIAALLFLTALAQLPLANIGAIMLTIPLASTAAAAIFFGEQVGIRRWSAIVVGFVGVMAIVRPGLEGFTFYSLFALGAVIGATARDVITRRIPVGAPLWGVTFITMLMSTIGGGLLNLTESWEPVSTISMLMLALAAVFLTLGQYAIVIAMNNGEISVVSSFRYISMPISLFYGYVFYSDIPDLQTWFGIALILASGIYTIFRERTVSRMRRQAQAKEAAESGG is encoded by the coding sequence ATGACTACCGCGCCGCAAGGAACGGTCGCAACGCGCGTTGATGCGGCTGCGATCCGTACCGACAAAGGCAATCTGTATGGCATCATGATCATGCAGGTTGCGATCCTTTTCTTTGTGACCAACGATTTGCTGACCAAAATGGGTGGCGAATCCCTTTCGACTGGCCAGGTCGTGGTGGTTCGCGGCATTGTGGCCCTTACGCTGCTGGCCTGCATGTTGGCGTGGACAAAGGAATATAAGCGTCTGCGGGCGGCTTTGCATCCGACAATCCTGTTGCGCGCGGCATGCGAAACCATCGCGGCTCTTTTGTTTTTGACCGCGCTTGCGCAATTGCCGTTGGCCAACATCGGGGCCATTATGCTGACGATTCCGCTGGCGTCGACAGCAGCGGCAGCGATTTTCTTTGGCGAACAGGTCGGGATACGCCGCTGGAGTGCCATTGTGGTGGGCTTTGTGGGCGTGATGGCGATCGTTCGCCCCGGACTGGAAGGCTTCACTTTCTATTCGCTGTTTGCGTTGGGCGCTGTGATCGGCGCAACAGCACGTGACGTGATCACACGCCGTATCCCGGTCGGTGCACCTTTGTGGGGCGTGACCTTCATCACCATGCTGATGTCAACCATCGGCGGTGGCCTGTTGAACCTGACGGAAAGCTGGGAACCAGTATCGACCATTAGCATGCTGATGCTGGCGCTGGCTGCAGTGTTCCTGACCCTTGGCCAATATGCCATCGTGATTGCGATGAACAATGGTGAGATCTCGGTGGTTTCCTCCTTCCGCTATATTTCGATGCCGATCTCGCTCTTCTATGGCTATGTCTTCTACAGTGACATTCCTGATCTGCAGACATGGTTCGGCATTGCCCTCATTCTTGCCTCCGGCATCTACACGATTTTCAGGGAGAGGACTGTCTCGCGCATGCGCCGGCAAGCCCAAGCCAAAGAGGCTGCGGAATCTGGCGGTTAG